One window from the genome of Eucalyptus grandis isolate ANBG69807.140 chromosome 7, ASM1654582v1, whole genome shotgun sequence encodes:
- the LOC120296110 gene encoding 7-methylxanthosine synthase 1-like, translated as MPGNFYGRLFPNHSLHFIHSSYSVHWRSQVPANLVSEFGSPLNKGHIYLARITPKSVYEAYLDLFNRDMTVFLKSRSEELVLGGRMMFTMIGRDASVNLSEDQVSNIWELLGMTISDMVQEGIIEEEKLDDCNMPFYLPTPEEVRYVIQKEGSFDITRFETFKVTWDAEMGDGDLQMRGKYAAATVRAVSESILTTHFGEEVMDGLFERFASKVSQYMKLHKGEYFNILVSVKNRWISTLMQSS; from the exons ATGCCCGGGAATTTTTATGGGAGGTTGTTCCCCAACCATTCTCTTCATTTCATACATTCTTCATATAGTGTCCACTGGCGCTCTCAG GTGCCCGCCAACCTTGTTAGTGAGTTCGGATCGCCCTTAAACAAAGGCCATATTTATCTGGCAAGGATAACCCCGAAGAGCGTGTACGAGGCATACTTGGACCTTTTCAACAGGGACATGACTGTGTTCCTCAAGTCTCGTTCGGAAGAGCTAGTCCTTGGAGGTCGTATGATGTTCACAATGATCGGAAGAGATGCGAGTGTCAATTTGTCCGAGGATCAAGTCTCTAATATATGGGAATTGCTAGGAATGACAATAAGCGATATGGTCCAAGAG GGAATAATCGAAGAGGAAAAACTAGATGATTGCAACATGCCCTTTTACCTACCTACTCCTGAAGAAGTTAGATATGTGATTCAAAAGGAGGGCTCATTTGACATCACTAGGTTCGAAACATTTAAAGTCACCTGGGACGCCGAAATGGGCGACGGCGATTTACAAATGAGAGGCAAATATGCGGCAGCAACCGTTAGAGCGGTCTCAGAGTCCATCCTAACAACACATTTCGGAGAAGAAGTCATGGATGGTTTGTTTGAGAGGTTCGCTAGCAAAGTTTCACAGTACATGAAACTACATAAAGGAGAATATTTCAACATCCTAGTTTCAGTAAAGAACAGATGGATATCAACCCTCATGCAATCCAGTTAG